In the genome of Amblyraja radiata isolate CabotCenter1 unplaced genomic scaffold, sAmbRad1.1.pri S31, whole genome shotgun sequence, one region contains:
- the LOC116969370 gene encoding gastrula zinc finger protein XlCGF7.1-like, whose protein sequence is MEDHMTGHNKEKLYECDVCGKAWQHPSRLEAHRRVHTGERPFDCSECGKNFACYGTLRRHKRVHSGERPFGCSICGKSFKTAQVLKAHRQVHTGEKPYGCSTCGMRFARLSGLWQHRRVHSSERPFTCSNCGKGFTSLPELKVHRRVHTGERPYTCSDCAFGLTHQLLTPLGGSLPACCSRAQPGLREFILRGFRKGRYLHDD, encoded by the exons atggaggaccacatgacggggcacaataaGGAGAAGCTTTATGAGTGCGATgtatgtggcaaggcctggcagcacCCGAGCCGGCtggaggcccaccggcgggtgcacacgggagaacgccccttcgactgctcggagtgtgGCAAGAACTTCGCCTGCTACGGTACCCTGAGGCGGCACAAACGCGTCCACTCTGGCGAAAGGCCATTCGGCTGTTCCATCTGCGGCAAGAGTTTCAAGACAGCGCAGGTCCTGAAGGCCCATCGGCAGGTGCACacaggcgagaagccctatggttgCTCCACTTGCGGCATGAGATTTGCCCGGTTGTCAGGGCTAtggcagcaccggcgggtgcacagcagtgagcggcccttcacctgctctaactgcggcaaaggcttcacatCGTTGCCAgaactgaaggtgcacaggcgtgtgcacaccggggagcggccctacacctgcagcgactgcg ctttcggcctcacgcatCAGCTGCTGACCCCACTCGGAGGCTCTCTGCCCGCATGTTGCTCACGGGCTCAGCCCGGCCTCCGGGAATTTATTCTCCGTGGGTTCCGAAAGGGGCGATACCTTCATGATGACTaa